The Pieris brassicae chromosome 3, ilPieBrab1.1, whole genome shotgun sequence genome contains the following window.
AGAGAGGTGGGTTCACAGGACTTCCGTGTTCCACAGCTTCTCCCATTGCTGCGTAGATCTCATCGGCGTAAGCGGCATGAAGGTCagtatattttttgctgaTTTCTActgtctaaaatattttttaaatgtatttatagcCTCTGGTTAAGCTACTCtagaaaattgaaattttattaacctaGCGCTACGTCGCCTTGTGTTAGATTTCAGATATCTGTTGGTTGGTAATAAAGATCATTTGACATATAAAATAGGAACAGatgcaaaaatatatctgCTTCTGAATATAAGTTCCCCTGGTGACATCAAATCACTTTCaacaaaacaacattttttgcATTACACGAAAATACTTATTGTTGGAAGAAACatcttgaatataaaatacgcGTGACTAAAATTATTAGTGTCATTAATTGCGCATTGATACAGGATCTAAATTGATAACGATTTATTGTTCTCTCACACAATAACTTGTAATTATGTGTTTGCGGAAAAAATCATGACGACGTAAACACTGTGCTAATCAAGCGaggatgtaaaaaaaacatttgataGTTTtcgcaaatttaaaatttcaacgTAGAATGTAATTTCAGATACACTCAGGCGTTATTGTTATTCATTAATAGCTAGTATTAATGTGAATATCCCTCGAAATAATCGGTTCGGCTCAAAATCGTTTTCCTAAAAAAGGACTGAAAATCCTCTAGAATAACTTCTTCAGGAAGTTGATAATATCTGGCATATTAGGcatacatatgtattataatttagtatgatgttatttaaaattgccAGTTTGATCAAGATAAAAATCTCTCACAATATACACACCTCGTTGTCGAAATTCCATGGTACATAAGAGTACTGCATCACtggaagaaacgtattagccTGAACCCATCGTATAAAGAGCTCTTTTGACGGCACATCTGCCTGTTCATGGTTAAGATTGAATCCGTTTCCACCAATCATATCAGGCAAAACGAACGGATAACCGTTCAGGTTCATTTGGAGAGTTGTGGTGATGAGAGTTGGAAGACCGTTGTTAAGCCCCCAGATAGAGTCTCTATCTACCATGCGGACGAATATTGGAAGATCTTGAGTCCTGTATCGATATGTATgcttttgataatttttgatttatgATCATAGGTAAGTAGGCATagtattataatgaaatatgtcAATAATATTGTTCACTTGAATAGACTTACATGAATCCTGCTCTGACTTCCACCATATCTCCAAATTCAGCACAGGTCCTTACAAACGCCTGTACTATGTGGTGTGGGTGCAAATCTATGTCTCCATTTTGAACTGGTATCTAAAAACTTTAAGATATTAAGACCGATAATATCTTAATGTCTTAACAAGAGGTATGACGTCATTATTACCTGAGGCGTATAGCTACTCTGTCCAGCATCAAACTTGGCGCTATCAAGGCCATAGGTTTCTAAAAGATTCCTAACTCTTTTAGACCACCAATTAGCTGCTTGGGGATTAGTAAAATCGATATGTCCAGGACTTGTTCCATTTGTATTCCACCATGTGGCTTCTGGACTGCCATCCTCATTCAGTACAAGGTagctgaaaaatataatagttacctgtaataaattataattggatAACTGGCCACAAACcagatttttgaattattaatttctggAATAATGTAGATATAAATTGTGACTAAaggaacatattttatattggatGAGTAATGAGATATTAATAGCTACAAATTATGTtcgtaaaatatacattaccCATTTTCCAATGCTTCACTATACCATGGCTCACAGTTGCTATTTATAAATGGATGCAACCAAATGGTTACACGAAATCCAAGTGCCTTAACTTCCTCGACCAAATGAGTTAAATTCATAAACTTATTTGTATCCACTTCAAGAGATCCGTAGCATGTCTCCCAGAGATCGTCGATTTCTAGCTGTGAATCATTAAAACCATATGCCCTTATCTCTTGTGCGAAATCGATAACATCTTGTCCAGACACGTCATAAGAATACTGAGCCCACGTGGACCAAATCGGATGCTGAATCATTCTGTAATCCGGCAAGTCTGACGGTTTCCCAAGATAATTTGCTACAGCATGCTTGTGCGCTGCTTTAACATCTGATAGAAACCAGATGTCGTAAGATAGCTCAGTATGGTTTCTTTTAGAAGAGTAAGGTTCAGCTACTTGTGCGCCGAAGCATATGTGATTCAGATTGAGTTGGTTGTAATCTACAAATAGTGGTACTTGTGGGTGTACGTAGATGTACTCTCCAGCGGAGTTAAGCCAGTATCTTTCGACTATATTGGCGTTATCTGCTTCTCGAGTAACGTAGGCTGCATACGTATGATTGGCATCCTGTATGGGATATATTTGAGTCTCTTGCATGGGTCCGCCATACCAATGCTTGTCGcctaaaatattacaaagtgTTATTATATCTCTTTCCTACATAACATTTCAGACCTTAACatgaaagagaaaaataatttatattttcttctataattaatattcccTACCAAAATCAAAGCAATCTTCAAAGCGCAGTTGCTCTTTAGTATCCCACTTGATTTTTATGCCTCTTGCATCCTTTACATCATCGTATAAGGTTCGAACAGTTAGGTTAGCAGACCCAATTCGAATAAGAACTCCTCCCTCTATCTCCTCAGACGTATAAACGGAGTATTGAGTACGTCCAATCTGGCCCAAAACTTTTCTATCATTTCCTGTAAATAATTGCAATTGATTGCAAAGTTAAGAGAATGTTTGTTTTAACATAACTTATAGATACATGCgagaaaatacttaaaataagtaaCAAAAGTCCTTAGAAACATCTctctttatttcatttacctgaaagattttttaaagaacaagtCATCAGAgccaaaaaactaaaatgcaCTTATGctgtaataaagaaaaactaaGACGAACATTCTTCTAAAGGAACCGCCACGTGCGCTCCATTCTACATAGcaacatatactatataacATAGCCTATATTTTggatataacattataactaACCTTCCGTCATCGCCAGTAAGAAACCTCCAGTGATTTGCGGCTCCAAGGTAAGCTCGACGACTCCATGTCGTACTTCTATGGTCTGGGTTTGTCCCAACGCACAAATGGCTAGGACTCCTagttaacaatttaataattttacttactaatacaataattacagAATGTGTATAACGAACAGAAATGACCTCCCCATCAAATACTATATCGAATCTGGAAGTAGCGCACTTTTCTAAACATGTAAGTAGATgtgtttttcttttacattAACTCGAAATAGATGACACGACGACGTGACGATATCAATTAATCAGGAATATGGTGGTTATTCAAGGTTTCTGTagtgaaaatacttttttttatataacaggggggCAGGATGCTCACATGAtgtctgatgttaagtgataccgccacctaTACTCTCCTCCTCCTATAcctagacactcacattggcatagggctcgcaagtgcgttgccggacttTTAGGAATCGGTACGCTCTTCTCATGAAGGATCCTAATTacaattggttcgaaaatacttcaacaTCACAGTGGGAGGCGAGGCAAtaatgccttaaaaacgctcagttgagGAACGACGACATGATACGgctggaatttcgtattctgccttgacgtccttATTAAATAGACTGAATCCGGCGTAaccattataatattttgaaatgatAAATACATAGAGAACATACCGAGGAGTAGAGTCAGACCTGCCATCTTCACAGCACAACTAACTGCCTCGTGATTGTTATATTTCACATCTTATCGAATGCTCTcgaaatttatcaaaaactaCCGTTGACAGTATCGATTTCAATACGTCTTGAAacataagataatattttgatagGCACGTGTGCTGTATGCATTCAGAGTAACTGTTTTTAGTGTAGGTAGTAATGATTTCTGTAGGAACGTTGAAAACTACATCTGAGGAAGATTATACAcctaatataaacaatttgtaattatttcgtttattataatacGCGTGCATCATAGTTTGTTAAGTAAACTCCAACTAACAAACCAAATTGTTTTTAgcattattttgattttattcgcTGCGGAATGGAAGCCTGGTTATCACAGGCATCACCTGGTTTGAAATAGTCTAATAGTCAGTCTCCTAATACCTTCTTAACTGTTATCTTATCGTTTGTTGCAAAttgttatatgggagaaaataaagaaattattgttatattatgtgtTATGATATTTTATGAGAACTTCGTATCATTAGGACTTTAATTTGCACATAAGACGATTTtcaacaataaaacaaattattttcagtGTGACGGAGATAACATTGCGAATATACTGTTTTTGACGTTATTTTCGATTCGGTTCcgttattgattttatttgatcgaaaaaaacattacggataacatttaataacttttttacatCAGACAATAGAGTTTCTTGATTAATGTTCCTATAAAACCGTAATGCTATGTTTCTTTTTATCCTTATTTTCTATtcttacagtaacttaatacaaatacaatgtaaacgtttgaatataacaattaaactacgagcataatataaacaaaacaagaaacTTAAACTTCAACTGAAACTTATTGCAATTTttgtgaattcagccagtgtgCAACTAAAAACCGTTTCACAGTCAATAATATTAAGCTGGCGCAAGACACGCGTAAATGAAGCTTTCATGAGTAAATTTGTACGCGCCCCCGAGTCGCGGCACTGCTAGCAATTGCACCCGTTGTGATTATTCAATTTACTAACATTTGTCatgttaatacaatttatgcaAAGAAGTACAAGACGTGATATCTATGAGCTCCACAAACCTGCGGGGTTCGCAGTGGTAATGTAAATACACCTATCTACCGCACTGTTCGCAATAAAGATGACCCGAACCTCTGCAAACATCCCTTAGGTCCAGCAAAAACTTAAAGCCGCTTATAATCTGAATTAGCGTATATCTAGTAAACCTAGCCCATTGTCTTTCTATCGAAATGGAAATGACTACATTTAGTATCGCCTgtacttttaaatacaaaacagaATGTTGTTGGATTATATTGTacatattatgataattaaaatttatttaatatttagaattacaTTAGTTCCGTTTCGAACCGCCCTTAGGCCTTCGATTCAGAACTTCAAAACATCGGTGTGCTTTTTTGTGGTCTACAACcagctacaacctttttaggtctgggcttcagatttatgtatctgtttcatgatcattttttaatcgaataggcaagttggtgatcagccttctgtgcctcacgcacgccgtcgactttttgggtctaaggtttcctcatgatgttttccttcaccgttcgagctaatattaaatgcgcacataaaaagaaaatccattggtgcacagccagggatcgaacctacgacctcagggatgagagtcgcacgctgaagccacaaggccaacactgctctgcttTTTTGTACAgcagtataaaaaatacagttgtatgtattgataaatatttcagcttctgtttaattaagaacaactataaaattttattgatatctGCTATAAAATTCCACATAAGTACATCAAGTAACTAGGTACAGACagagaatttaaatttgtagcgCGGTTTTTATGACGTAGGtacctaattaatttaatgggGACGGTAtcacaatttaaaacaaaaagtaacatggaacatttattttgacttaatataattaaatttattcttctAAGATGAAGTAAGGAAGGATATCCAACGGCGCCGGGTAGGCTGTCAGCGTAGTGGGTCCAGTGTAGATGTCACCAGTGTTGCCATCTTTCCATGTACCCCGTGGAAGGTAAATGTCACGTGATACGGCACCTTCTTCCACAACTGGGGCAGCTAGTATCCGCTCGCCCAGAAGGAACTCTGCAATAGGTAGATTCAGAAGATGTGTAAGCAGCAGATTgaagatttttaaagaaagtGTTAATGAAGGATGTTTTCCGCGATCTCCTATCAAAAGGGAGGATATTCGACCAATTTAACTGACTGGCCCGAAGGCCACAATAGCGAAGGTTAGGCAGTTGCATAAGCGTTcggaatatttttgttagcgCAATTCAGGGTATGAGTTCATAGTAGTTTATTGTAACCGAAAATGTCGTTCTAATACCTTTAGTCTATTAACgggaatttatattatatctttgAGTCTTGTAACCATAGATTCTAGCATGAAAACCACGTATTGAATGGACTAGGTGTTGAAAAACAAAGTACACAAATTgtatggaaaataaatatgggCTGTCAAAAACTGGAATTCGCAATATACGGCTTTTTTTCGTTACGATAATTTCATTAGGATAAACGTCACTGCAAAAGAATTCATTAATAGTTactatatttaagaatttttttcgTTAGTATAGACCAAGTACGAACCGTCCCACACTGCAAGAGCCTGTTCATCAGTAGGGTCCAACCACCAAATGGGAGGGTTGACGGGAGTGCCGACCTTCATGGAGGCTTCCATGGCTGCGACGATCTCGTCAGCATAATCAGCGTGAATTTGTGTGTATTTTCGGCAAATTTCCACAGCCTGACAACAATTCacttattataacttaaatacaGACCTTATATAAATTAGCATAGTATGTGTGTATCTTCTCGAGCGTAGGGCATATTCTTTTATATCATTGATTTTTGGCCTTTATTGCTTACTCAAAACAATAACGCCAGGAACCACACCTTCGTCATGTACgtcaacaaaatttataatattgttatatttttataagcggTTATGATGAATTTtggtatttgattttataaatatgtacatattttatatttacatatatttgagAATGACGATTTAAAGATATATGTGATGATGGTCTATGATggtgaaacaaaataaaatttattgaatgaaAACCTCACCACGACTTGGCGAACatcttgaatttattattataaatgaaattaatgtttttaaacatttaggTGCTTAATCGTCTGGTTATAAcgattgatataaaataaatacctcgTCATCATGATCCCAAGGCACAAAGGAGTATTGTAAAGTCGGCATGAACACGTTGACTTGGAGCCACCTCACGAACAGTTCCTTGCTTGGTTTCTCATTATAACCATTACCTCCAATCATATCTGGCAGAACCAGGGTGTAGCCATTCAAGTTCATGGCTAATAGGGTCGGTATCATGGTCTGGAGGCCATTGTTAATGCCCCAGTACGTGTCTTTGTCAACCATACGAACGAATACGGGTAGGTCCTGAGTtctaaagaattttaatattaaattttaaattacacattatttttattttacctttaacAATATTCAGCTTAAGCAAATTTTTAAGCATCATCTAAACTTATCAACTATCTCAATCAATTATCTTTAAACAACatcacattttaatttaattaggtAGTATCTTTAATTGAACAAAAGGGACTCTTGATATCAAGTGAAAACGTTATCGTGATACTGTCGCATTGGGCCAGAGGGCTCGTGGTTACTGTACCTGTAATAAATTGGCTAGATTGAAGAACCTTAGCTAAATGATTTAGAAATTCTTTAAAGTCCATAAGTCGAACTATCGTGGAAATACAACCGTCGTTGTGTGATGGGCAAAGTATAAAAGTTCGGAAGAAATTAAgaatatgataatatatagGAACAGTTATGAACATTAGATCATTGGCTGAGAAGGATATACGCACCTCATTCCAGACCTAACTTCGATCATAGATCCAAATTCAGCCACAGCCCGCACATAGGACTGAACGATGTGACCTGGGTGAAGATCAATGTCGCCATTTTGGACTGGAATCTGATATGGGatacaaaagtttattttaatatctaataatctaaataaaatcagGATTATTCAAATCcacacatattattaaaagcagTGTTTACTTTCACAtggtttaatattgtatacctGTGGAGACCAGCTCGATTCTCCGGCATCGAATTTTAAAGTGTCAATGTCGTAGGTGTCAATAAGTTCTTGGATCCTAGACGTGTACCATGCAGATGCCTCAGGGTTTGTAAAGTCGATGTAACCAGGAACAGATCCATTGTTGTTCCACCATGTGGAGTCAGGACTACCCTCTTCATTGAGAACCAAGTAGCTGCAAATTGTCGTTATtgtaataaacacattttaggGATTTATATCGAATTTCACAAAAAAGATTAGAATTTCGTCCtttggttatttttataaatagtaatcTGTGTTCTTCTATCTTTTATCTGGCAGTGACCACACTGTTTGGAGGGACTCTTTATGTACAGACGTAAGTGTAGAAAGAAGCAATCtctaaaagtaaatattaagatcTTACCCTTTTCCTAAAGCTTCAGAGTACCAAGGCTCACAATCCTTGTTGATAAACGGATGCACCCAGATTGCAACTCTAAACCCAAGTCCTTTAATATCTTGTACCAACTGTTTCAAATTCGGCAACTTATTCTCATTGACAGTAAGAGAACCATAGCAAATCTCCCACAAATCATCAATCTCAAACTGGGCATTTGGAAAGCCACTGTCCTTGATCTCATTGGCGAAAGTCCATAGGTTTTCTTGATCGATCTCTCTGGAATACCTTGCCCAAGTAGACCAGATTGGGTACTGAATCATTCTGTAGTCTGGGATGCCTGAAGGCTTTCCCAAATATGTGTCAACGGCATGTTGATGAGCAACTTTGGCGTCCGAAAAGAACCATATATCGTATTTCAGGACGTTGTGAGTTCTCCTTGTCGAGTAGGGATCAGCTACGTCAGCGATTAAACATATGTGGTTCTCCATGATGTTGTGATAGTCGACAAACAGTGGGGCTTCGGGgtgaacataaatatatataccgtTAGAATTCAGCCAATATCTCTCTGATACCGCGGAGTTATCTAATTCTTTTGAAATTATAGAGTATTTTTCAAGTTCAGCTTTTTGTATAGGCCAATATTGCTCTTTTTGCTCTGGTCCGCCGAACCATTGTGAAGatcctataaaaaattattaaattaaatgcctGTTCGATAACGATTtgtttttgtagatatttaaAGAGAAATGAGGATATGATTTTGATAGAATAAACTATCCCGAATATTaagatttgaataaaaacagcAGGAAGTTTACCAAATTCAAAGCAATCTTCAAAGACTTTGTTACTCGGTCCATCCCAGGAAATAGACATCTTGTAACCATTCACATCTTCGTGATACTCTGACTTCATTTCAAAAGAAACATCATCATCACCGGAAACCTGGCGTCCAATGTGCCCAACAAAATCTTCTTTCGTGTCTGTAAAAGttgtattattacatttcACTGGTAAGAAAAGATATCATTCTGAGTAGGATGCATATTATAGGTAAacgaataaaattttgttcatTAGAAAGTaacgaataaattattatattaaacaaattaatatagatCTAGTAACGTGCATGCATGCACGTTACTGCATGCATATGAATGGCAGATAAATAGGTATACAATATTTGTCACAACCATATTTCTGTCATTAATgaagtattaatatttatgattaatttataataaacttaccGCTATTTAGTTTCGCGACAAAAATTTTGCCACCATCGTCGCTATCTTCAACTGTGAAATCTCGCAAGAGCCTTGTTCTGGGTGCAGCACCCAGAACTACTGAAAGGCCTAAACGCGAAGACAATTCTATTAAATCTCGTTTAACATACTAATTATACTAGATACAAATGTCATTTTTCTAATGATCATTTCTATACACACAAAAGTCTTAATACCTTCGACGACAATAAAGTCGCGGCATTAATACTGTGACGCAAACTTAACAGCGAAAGTTTTAGACCACTTGTCTTACacttactattattataggtaaaagagtaagattataaaaaaaacctgtaTATTAAAGCCTTATAAATACCAAATAGATCTTAGGTTAGATGAATAAAAGGTTTATACtcatataaattgaattaaaaaaataatggggATACTGTAAAACTGTATctgtttatttctatatttaatgattatttaattaactaaatgtaagagttaaatatccttatataatattataaggaaTTCGATTTCTATTAAGTAATACTCACCTGCCAACAAGACAAGCCACTTCATTTTGGTTTTGTTAAGATATGATCTATTCACATCTGTAGGGATCAATTTATTATGTCTTGGTATCATGCCTTATCTGACTCCACATTGACTTTATATCTCATCTCTTATCCAAGTTTAA
Protein-coding sequences here:
- the LOC123707668 gene encoding myogenesis-regulating glycosidase-like, with amino-acid sequence MAGLTLLLGVLAICALGQTQTIEVRHGVVELTLEPQITGGFLLAMTEGNDRKVLGQIGRTQYSVYTSEEIEGGVLIRIGSANLTVRTLYDDVKDARGIKIKWDTKEQLRFEDCFDFGDKHWYGGPMQETQIYPIQDANHTYAAYVTREADNANIVERYWLNSAGEYIYVHPQVPLFVDYNQLNLNHICFGAQVAEPYSSKRNHTELSYDIWFLSDVKAAHKHAVANYLGKPSDLPDYRMIQHPIWSTWAQYSYDVSGQDVIDFAQEIRAYGFNDSQLEIDDLWETCYGSLEVDTNKFMNLTHLVEEVKALGFRVTIWLHPFINSNCEPWYSEALENGYLVLNEDGSPEATWWNTNGTSPGHIDFTNPQAANWWSKRVRNLLETYGLDSAKFDAGQSSYTPQIPVQNGDIDLHPHHIVQAFVRTCAEFGDMVEVRAGFMTQDLPIFVRMVDRDSIWGLNNGLPTLITTTLQMNLNGYPFVLPDMIGGNGFNLNHEQADVPSKELFIRWVQANTFLPVMQYSYVPWNFDNETVEISKKYTDLHAAYADEIYAAMGEAVEHGSPVNPPLWWIAPSDPEALVIWDEYLLGEEILVAPVLVEGGRSRNIYLPEGIWYEEGDINRSHVGPIWLRNHPAPLDYLPYFVKDHQSEPDSAMTLSFSFALIVLLLTVTFA
- the LOC123706643 gene encoding myogenesis-regulating glycosidase-like, with amino-acid sequence MIPRHNKLIPTDVNRSYLNKTKMKWLVLLAGLSVVLGAAPRTRLLRDFTVEDSDDGGKIFVAKLNSDTKEDFVGHIGRQVSGDDDVSFEMKSEYHEDVNGYKMSISWDGPSNKVFEDCFEFGSSQWFGGPEQKEQYWPIQKAELEKYSIISKELDNSAVSERYWLNSNGIYIYVHPEAPLFVDYHNIMENHICLIADVADPYSTRRTHNVLKYDIWFFSDAKVAHQHAVDTYLGKPSGIPDYRMIQYPIWSTWARYSREIDQENLWTFANEIKDSGFPNAQFEIDDLWEICYGSLTVNENKLPNLKQLVQDIKGLGFRVAIWVHPFINKDCEPWYSEALGKGYLVLNEEGSPDSTWWNNNGSVPGYIDFTNPEASAWYTSRIQELIDTYDIDTLKFDAGESSWSPQIPVQNGDIDLHPGHIVQSYVRAVAEFGSMIEVRSGMRTQDLPVFVRMVDKDTYWGINNGLQTMIPTLLAMNLNGYTLVLPDMIGGNGYNEKPSKELFVRWLQVNVFMPTLQYSFVPWDHDDEAVEICRKYTQIHADYADEIVAAMEASMKVGTPVNPPIWWLDPTDEQALAVWDEFLLGERILAAPVVEEGAVSRDIYLPRGTWKDGNTGDIYTGPTTLTAYPAPLDILPYFILEE